Proteins encoded together in one Qingshengfaniella alkalisoli window:
- a CDS encoding disulfide bond formation protein B encodes MTRKIYILAATGGSAALLLGALAFQFIGGLAPCPMCLWQRWPHLVAVLIGLLALRFTGALLPAAGALAALVTAAIGAYHAGVEQGWWPGPSSCTGDAGALTGLGGADLLSTDAPTNLVMCDEIVWSLAGISMAGWNAIVSALLVVVWLKALRVSR; translated from the coding sequence ATGACGCGCAAAATCTATATCCTCGCTGCCACGGGCGGTTCCGCAGCACTTCTGCTCGGTGCGCTCGCATTTCAATTCATCGGCGGCCTCGCGCCCTGCCCGATGTGCCTCTGGCAACGCTGGCCGCATCTGGTCGCCGTGTTGATCGGGCTGCTCGCCCTGCGCTTCACGGGCGCGTTGCTGCCTGCGGCTGGAGCGCTGGCCGCACTGGTCACCGCGGCAATTGGCGCATACCACGCGGGTGTAGAGCAAGGCTGGTGGCCCGGCCCATCCTCCTGCACCGGCGATGCTGGTGCGCTCACTGGATTAGGCGGTGCGGACCTTCTGAGTACGGACGCGCCAACAAACCTCGTCATGTGCGACGAGATCGTGTGGTCGCTTGCCGGAATTTCCATGGCCGGCTGGAACGCGATTGTTTCGGCCCTGCTCGTTGTTGTTTGGCTCAAGGCGCTTCGCGTGTCACGCTAG
- a CDS encoding usg protein: MMLKGYGLTTAELYYHMPDYAHVLNSFIWQEYDLAPDHPRLFKFIEFWQSEIDGPLHSVRFTHRKMIAPGEWRNVTGEFTLH; this comes from the coding sequence ATGATGTTAAAGGGCTACGGGCTGACGACGGCAGAACTTTATTACCACATGCCGGACTACGCCCACGTGCTTAACAGCTTCATATGGCAGGAATATGACCTCGCGCCGGATCACCCGCGCTTGTTCAAATTCATCGAGTTCTGGCAGAGCGAAATCGACGGGCCGCTGCATTCCGTGCGTTTCACGCATCGCAAGATGATCGCACCCGGAGAATGGCGCAATGTCACAGGCGAATTCACGTTGCACTAG
- a CDS encoding TRAP transporter small permease, with protein sequence MARIEATIRWFARTLAIAAGFILLAMSAITIASVSGRALAGLGIRPIRGDFELIEMGCAIVVFSVLPWCQVMRGHVTVDALAERLPARIGRGLTIIGNVALSLCSGVILWRLWLGFGERFPFGSDILRAVLSLGDKPFYVETSYELLIPVWIPYVLCLPGAVLFFVTCLWSVAMPSSQSRKVA encoded by the coding sequence ATGGCGCGCATCGAAGCAACAATCAGATGGTTCGCAAGAACCCTGGCGATCGCTGCGGGGTTCATCCTGTTGGCCATGTCGGCGATCACGATTGCTTCGGTATCCGGTCGTGCGTTGGCCGGGCTTGGCATCCGGCCCATCCGCGGCGATTTCGAATTGATCGAGATGGGATGCGCCATTGTGGTGTTCAGCGTGCTGCCCTGGTGCCAGGTAATGCGCGGCCATGTCACGGTCGATGCGCTGGCGGAACGGTTGCCGGCACGAATCGGTCGCGGATTGACGATCATCGGCAATGTTGCGCTGAGCCTGTGTAGCGGGGTCATCCTGTGGCGACTATGGCTGGGTTTTGGTGAAAGATTTCCGTTTGGAAGTGATATCTTACGGGCCGTTCTGTCGCTAGGAGACAAACCGTTCTACGTGGAAACGAGCTATGAACTTCTGATTCCGGTCTGGATCCCTTACGTGCTGTGTCTGCCCGGTGCGGTGCTGTTCTTTGTAACCTGTCTTTGGTCGGTTGCCATGCCCTCCAGCCAGTCTCGCAAGGTGGCGTGA
- a CDS encoding YqaA family protein, producing the protein MLRRLYGWTIELAETRYALLALAVVAFVESSVFPIPPDVLMIPMIIAAPRRAFLIAGVATVSSVVGGLFGYWIGYAMFDSIGRPVLEFYGKDAYFEAFALKYNEWGAWAVLIAGVTPFPYKVITILSGSTALSLPVFMVASVIARGLRFFVVAALLWKFGDPIRDFIERRLGLMFTLFVALLVGGFAVLKFI; encoded by the coding sequence ATGCTGCGACGCCTCTATGGCTGGACAATCGAGCTTGCCGAAACCCGCTATGCGCTGCTGGCCCTTGCCGTTGTCGCCTTCGTCGAGAGTTCCGTTTTCCCGATTCCCCCGGATGTGTTGATGATCCCGATGATCATCGCTGCGCCCAGACGAGCGTTTCTGATCGCGGGCGTTGCGACGGTTTCATCTGTCGTCGGCGGGCTGTTCGGGTACTGGATCGGTTATGCGATGTTCGACAGCATCGGGCGGCCCGTTCTGGAATTCTACGGCAAGGACGCCTATTTTGAGGCCTTCGCATTGAAGTATAATGAATGGGGCGCCTGGGCCGTGCTTATTGCCGGCGTCACGCCTTTCCCCTACAAGGTGATCACGATCCTTTCGGGGAGCACGGCACTGTCACTTCCCGTTTTCATGGTGGCATCGGTCATCGCACGTGGGCTGCGGTTCTTTGTCGTTGCTGCGCTGCTATGGAAATTTGGTGACCCCATCCGCGATTTCATCGAGCGTCGCCTGGGGCTTATGTTCACCTTGTTCGTCGCCCTTTTGGTCGGCGGCTTTGCAGTACTGAAGTTCATCTGA